In Acidiphilium acidophilum, one genomic interval encodes:
- a CDS encoding MaoC family dehydratase, translating into MNEMVRVGTEFEAEHVFETEASQEFARMVGDTNPMHHDEAAAAASRFGGLIVSGTETTARMMGLTARRFSELGPTLGLEFSFRFRRGVPMGARTIIRWVVTHIEYKEGLGHIATSTGTLTLAESGVVAVEATSKGVLLDKA; encoded by the coding sequence ATGAATGAGATGGTCAGGGTCGGCACCGAATTCGAGGCCGAACATGTGTTTGAAACCGAGGCGTCACAGGAATTCGCCCGCATGGTCGGGGACACCAACCCGATGCATCACGATGAGGCGGCGGCGGCGGCCTCGCGGTTCGGCGGGTTGATCGTGAGCGGGACCGAGACGACGGCGCGGATGATGGGGCTGACCGCGCGGCGGTTTTCCGAGCTCGGACCGACACTGGGGCTGGAATTCAGCTTCCGGTTCCGGCGCGGCGTGCCGATGGGGGCGCGGACGATCATTCGCTGGGTGGTCACCCATATCGAATACAAGGAGGGGCTGGGGCATATCGCGACCAGCACCGGGACGCTGACGCTGGCCGAATCCGGGGTGGTGGCGGTCGAAGCGACCAGCAAGGGCGTGCTGCTCGACAAGGCGTGA
- the galU gene encoding UTP--glucose-1-phosphate uridylyltransferase GalU, with amino-acid sequence MSIKPLRKAVLPVAGLGTRFLPATKAIPKEMLPVVDKPLIQYAIDEARAAGIEQFCMVTGRGKTALIDHFDIAFELEATLSERGKDDALGMLRSEAMEPGSIVTVRQQVPLGLGHAIWCARAFIGDDPFAIILPDDLVLSQTPCLGQLADAYRATGGNVVAVEEVPMEQVHRYGVLKTGETEGNMVEVLGLVEKPRRDLAPSNLSIIGRYVLLPEIVAHLARMERGAGNEVQLTDAMAKMIGHAPFHGLKFEGRRFDCGDKVGYLEAQIAFGLARPDLSPAIRHFLKAYADA; translated from the coding sequence TTGTCGATCAAACCATTACGCAAAGCGGTGCTGCCGGTCGCCGGCCTCGGAACCCGCTTTCTGCCCGCCACCAAGGCGATCCCCAAGGAAATGCTCCCGGTGGTCGACAAACCGCTGATCCAGTACGCGATCGATGAAGCCCGCGCCGCCGGCATCGAGCAGTTCTGCATGGTCACCGGCCGCGGCAAAACCGCCCTGATCGACCATTTCGACATCGCCTTCGAGCTCGAAGCCACCCTGTCCGAGCGCGGCAAGGACGATGCGCTGGGCATGCTCCGCTCCGAAGCGATGGAACCGGGCTCGATCGTCACGGTCCGCCAGCAGGTCCCGCTCGGCCTCGGCCACGCGATCTGGTGCGCCCGCGCCTTCATCGGCGACGATCCTTTCGCGATCATCCTGCCCGACGACCTCGTGCTCAGCCAGACCCCCTGCCTCGGCCAGCTCGCCGATGCCTACCGCGCCACCGGCGGCAACGTCGTCGCGGTCGAGGAAGTGCCGATGGAGCAGGTCCACCGCTACGGCGTCCTGAAAACCGGCGAAACCGAGGGCAACATGGTCGAGGTGCTCGGCCTGGTCGAAAAGCCCCGCCGCGACCTCGCCCCTTCCAACCTCTCGATCATCGGGCGCTACGTCCTGCTCCCCGAAATCGTCGCCCACCTCGCGCGCATGGAGCGCGGCGCCGGCAACGAGGTCCAGCTGACCGACGCCATGGCCAAAATGATCGGCCACGCTCCGTTCCACGGCCTCAAATTCGAAGGCCGCCGGTTCGATTGCGGCGACAAGGTCGGCTATCTCGAAGCCCAGATCGCCTTCGGCCTCGCCCGCCCCGACCTCAGCCCGGCCATCCGCCACTTCCTGAAAGCTTACGCCGATGCATGA
- the ilvD gene encoding dihydroxy-acid dehydratase, protein MPHYRSRTSTHGRNMAGARALWRATGMGDGDFGKPIIAIANSFTQFVPGHVHLKDMGQLVAREIEAAGGVAKEFNTIAVDDGIAMGHGGMLYSLPSRELIADSVEYMVNAHCADALVCISNCDKITPGMLMAALRLNIPAIFVSGGPMEAGKYVAEGTTKAVDLITAMVAAADPTQTDEQAAVMERSACPTCGSCSGMFTANSMNCLTEALGLALPGNGSLLATHSDRKRLFVEAGWQIVDLARRYYEQEDGSVLPRAIANFDAFENAMSLDIAMGGSTNTVLHLLAAAREAELEFTMADIDRLSRRVPNLCKVSPSVPNVHMEDVHRAGGIMGLLGALDRAGLLHRDCSTVHEKTLGAAVELWDVMNGREQARTLFSAAPGGVRTTQAFSQSRRYEGLDTDRVKGVIRDAPHAFSKDGGLAVLYGNIALDGAIVKTAGVDAANLVFKGPARIFASQDDAVAAILGDKIVAGDVVVIRYEGPKGGPGMQEMLYPTSYLKSKGLGKACALITDGRFSGGTSGLSIGHISPEAAEGGAIGLIEDGDVIAIDIPNRRIDVVLDQARLDERRVAMEARGAEAWQPVGRDRVVSAALQAYAALTTSAANGAVRDVRQVQRRRG, encoded by the coding sequence GCAACATGGCCGGTGCCCGCGCGCTCTGGCGCGCGACCGGGATGGGCGATGGGGATTTCGGCAAGCCGATCATCGCGATCGCCAATTCCTTCACCCAGTTCGTCCCCGGCCATGTGCACCTCAAGGATATGGGGCAGCTGGTGGCGCGCGAGATCGAGGCGGCGGGCGGGGTCGCCAAGGAATTCAATACCATCGCGGTCGATGACGGGATCGCGATGGGGCATGGCGGGATGCTGTATTCGCTGCCCTCGCGCGAGTTGATCGCGGATTCGGTGGAGTACATGGTCAATGCCCATTGCGCCGATGCGCTGGTGTGCATTTCCAATTGCGACAAGATCACGCCCGGCATGCTGATGGCGGCGCTGCGGCTGAATATTCCGGCGATCTTCGTCTCGGGCGGGCCGATGGAGGCGGGCAAGTATGTCGCGGAAGGGACGACCAAGGCGGTCGATCTGATCACCGCGATGGTTGCCGCCGCCGATCCGACCCAGACCGACGAGCAGGCGGCGGTGATGGAACGCTCGGCGTGCCCGACCTGCGGTTCGTGCTCGGGGATGTTCACCGCCAATTCGATGAACTGCCTGACCGAGGCGCTCGGGCTGGCGCTGCCGGGCAACGGCTCGCTGCTGGCGACCCATTCCGACCGCAAACGCCTGTTCGTTGAGGCCGGGTGGCAGATCGTGGATCTGGCGCGGCGGTATTACGAGCAGGAGGATGGTTCGGTCCTGCCGCGCGCGATTGCGAATTTCGACGCTTTCGAGAACGCCATGTCGCTCGATATCGCCATGGGCGGATCGACCAATACCGTGCTGCATCTGCTGGCGGCGGCGCGCGAGGCGGAGCTTGAATTCACCATGGCGGACATCGATCGGCTGTCGCGCCGGGTGCCGAATTTGTGCAAGGTTTCGCCCTCGGTGCCGAATGTCCATATGGAGGATGTCCATCGGGCGGGCGGGATCATGGGGTTGCTCGGCGCGCTGGACCGGGCCGGGTTGCTGCACCGGGATTGCTCGACCGTGCATGAGAAGACTTTGGGCGCGGCGGTGGAACTGTGGGATGTGATGAACGGGCGCGAACAGGCGCGGACGCTGTTCAGCGCGGCACCGGGGGGCGTGCGGACGACGCAGGCGTTCAGCCAGTCCCGCCGCTACGAGGGGCTCGATACCGACCGGGTCAAGGGTGTGATCCGCGATGCGCCCCACGCGTTCAGCAAGGATGGCGGGCTGGCCGTGCTGTATGGTAATATCGCGCTCGACGGGGCGATCGTGAAGACCGCCGGGGTCGATGCCGCCAATCTGGTGTTCAAGGGGCCGGCGCGGATTTTTGCCAGCCAGGATGACGCGGTGGCGGCGATTCTCGGTGACAAAATCGTGGCCGGCGATGTGGTCGTGATCCGCTACGAGGGGCCGAAAGGCGGGCCGGGGATGCAGGAGATGCTGTATCCGACATCGTATCTGAAATCGAAAGGGTTGGGCAAAGCCTGCGCGCTGATCACCGACGGGCGGTTCTCCGGGGGTACGTCGGGGCTTTCGATCGGGCATATTTCGCCGGAAGCCGCCGAGGGCGGGGCGATCGGGCTGATCGAGGACGGCGATGTCATCGCGATCGATATTCCGAACCGGCGGATCGATGTCGTACTCGATCAGGCGCGCCTCGATGAGCGGCGGGTTGCGATGGAGGCGCGGGGCGCGGAGGCGTGGCAGCCGGTCGGGCGGGATCGCGTGGTTTCGGCGGCACTTCAGGCCTATGCGGCGTTGACCACCAGCGCCGCGAACGGTGCGGTGCGCGATGTCCGTCAGGTTCAACGCCGTCGGGGGTGA
- the pgmG gene encoding phosphoglucomutase/phosphomannomutase PgmG: MHDKTAFAHLFPATTLREYDIRGIVGETLHTADAFAIGRTFGSIVARKGGSRVAVGRDGRLSSPEFSATLIEGLIASGMHVTDIGVGPTPMLYFAATTEATDGAIMVTGSHNPANYNGFKMMMGRKPFFGDDIQTLGRLAAAGDVVAPAEGSVVTRDISAAYLARLLQDWDGGDRALNVVWDSGNGSAGDVLQRLVKALRGRHTVLNAEIDGRFPAHHPDPTVPKNLEQLVTAVRKQGADIGIAFDGDADRIGIVDDTGEILFGDQFLILLARDVLATHPGATIIADVKASQVLFDQIEKAGGKPLMWKTGHSLIKSKMAETGAPLAGEMSGHIFFADKWYGFDDALYAAIRVLNAVIHSGKSVSAFRKSLPQVLNTPELRFDCEESRKFSVVAEVAERLRADGATVSQTDGVRVNTEDGWWLLRASNTQAVLVARAEAATPAGLARLKATLASQLAASGLAPDFSGANAGH, from the coding sequence ATGCATGACAAAACCGCGTTCGCGCATCTGTTCCCCGCCACCACCCTGCGCGAATACGACATTCGCGGCATCGTCGGCGAAACCCTGCATACGGCGGACGCCTTCGCGATCGGCCGCACCTTCGGCTCGATCGTCGCCCGCAAGGGCGGCAGCCGCGTCGCGGTCGGGCGGGACGGGCGGCTGTCCTCGCCCGAATTTTCGGCAACCCTGATCGAGGGGCTGATCGCCAGCGGCATGCACGTCACCGATATCGGCGTCGGCCCCACCCCGATGCTCTATTTCGCCGCCACCACCGAAGCGACCGATGGCGCGATCATGGTCACCGGCAGCCACAACCCGGCCAATTACAACGGTTTCAAAATGATGATGGGCCGCAAGCCCTTCTTCGGCGACGATATCCAGACCCTCGGCCGCCTCGCCGCCGCAGGCGATGTGGTCGCCCCCGCCGAAGGCAGCGTGGTCACCCGCGACATCAGCGCCGCCTACCTCGCCCGCCTGCTCCAGGATTGGGATGGCGGCGACCGTGCGCTCAACGTGGTCTGGGATTCCGGCAACGGCTCGGCGGGCGACGTGCTGCAACGCCTCGTCAAAGCCCTGCGCGGCAGGCACACCGTGCTCAACGCCGAAATCGACGGCCGGTTCCCCGCCCATCACCCCGATCCCACCGTCCCGAAAAATCTCGAACAACTGGTCACCGCCGTCCGCAAACAGGGGGCCGATATCGGCATCGCCTTCGATGGCGACGCCGACCGCATCGGCATCGTCGACGATACCGGCGAAATCCTCTTCGGCGACCAGTTCCTGATCCTCCTCGCGCGCGACGTGCTGGCAACCCACCCCGGCGCCACCATCATCGCCGACGTCAAGGCGAGCCAGGTCCTGTTCGACCAGATCGAAAAAGCCGGCGGCAAACCCCTGATGTGGAAAACCGGCCACTCCCTGATCAAGTCGAAAATGGCCGAAACCGGTGCCCCGCTCGCGGGCGAAATGTCGGGCCACATCTTCTTCGCCGATAAATGGTACGGGTTCGACGACGCCCTCTACGCTGCCATCCGCGTCCTCAACGCCGTCATCCACAGCGGCAAATCGGTCTCGGCCTTCCGCAAATCCCTGCCCCAGGTCCTCAACACGCCGGAACTCCGGTTCGACTGCGAGGAAAGCCGCAAATTCTCCGTGGTCGCCGAAGTCGCCGAACGCCTCCGCGCCGATGGCGCCACGGTTTCACAAACCGATGGCGTGCGCGTGAACACCGAGGATGGCTGGTGGCTCCTGCGCGCCTCGAACACCCAGGCCGTGCTGGTCGCCCGCGCCGAAGCCGCAACCCCCGCCGGTCTCGCCCGCCTCAAGGCCACGCTGGCCTCGCAACTCGCCGCATCCGGCCTCGCACCCGATTTCTCCGGTGCCAATGCCGGCCACTGA
- a CDS encoding glycosyltransferase family 2 protein, which produces MTIDRAVTVAVLLPCHNEALAIGKVVRDFRAALPDAIIYVFDNNSTDVTIAVASEAGAVVRREPQQGKGHVVRRMFRDIDADVYIMADGDDTYDASLAPALLALARSGPHDLVNCVRIATGDEAYRGGHRLGNVLLTGAVRTIFGDRVQDMLSGYKVMSRRFVKSFPALSTGFDIETELAVHALELAVPIAHLEGEYRGRPPGSESKLRTWQDGWRILMMILKLIRHERPLAFFGGIALACALVAILLGIPLLITYLHTGLVPRLPTAVLATGIGLAGLLSLTTGIILDTVTRGRRELRALAYLGQPAPTVPGEPRF; this is translated from the coding sequence ATGACGATCGATCGGGCAGTCACCGTCGCGGTCCTGCTGCCCTGCCACAACGAAGCCCTCGCAATCGGCAAGGTGGTGCGCGACTTCCGCGCCGCCCTGCCGGACGCGATCATCTACGTGTTCGACAACAACTCGACCGATGTCACCATCGCGGTCGCATCCGAAGCCGGTGCCGTGGTCCGCCGCGAACCCCAGCAGGGCAAGGGTCACGTCGTCCGCCGCATGTTCCGCGACATCGATGCCGATGTCTACATCATGGCCGATGGCGACGACACGTATGACGCATCCCTCGCCCCCGCTTTGCTCGCCCTCGCCCGCAGCGGCCCGCACGATCTGGTCAACTGCGTCCGCATCGCAACCGGCGACGAAGCCTATCGCGGCGGCCACCGCCTCGGCAACGTCCTGCTCACCGGCGCGGTCCGCACCATCTTCGGCGACCGGGTGCAGGACATGCTATCCGGCTACAAGGTCATGTCCCGCCGCTTCGTCAAATCATTCCCCGCTCTGTCCACCGGGTTCGACATCGAAACCGAACTCGCGGTCCATGCCCTCGAACTCGCGGTCCCGATCGCCCATCTTGAGGGCGAGTATCGCGGCCGCCCCCCCGGCTCGGAAAGCAAGCTCCGCACCTGGCAGGACGGATGGCGCATCCTGATGATGATCCTCAAACTCATCCGCCACGAACGCCCGCTCGCCTTCTTCGGCGGCATCGCCCTCGCCTGCGCCCTGGTCGCGATCCTGCTCGGCATCCCGCTGCTGATCACCTACCTCCACACCGGCCTGGTCCCGCGCCTGCCCACCGCCGTGCTCGCCACCGGCATCGGCCTCGCCGGCCTGCTCAGCCTCACCACCGGCATCATCCTCGACACCGTCACCCGCGGCCGCCGCGAACTCCGCGCCCTCGCCTATCTCGGCCAACCCGCCCCCACCGTCCCCGGCGAGCCGCGGTTTTGA